A DNA window from Hevea brasiliensis isolate MT/VB/25A 57/8 chromosome 2, ASM3005281v1, whole genome shotgun sequence contains the following coding sequences:
- the LOC131177912 gene encoding uncharacterized protein LOC131177912 → MVGNVATLCWDEVSERKLIRPELVQQTEENIRIIKEKLKAATDKQKSYVDLRRQDIEYNVGDKVFLKGSPLKHIMRFGKKGKLSPRFIRLYRSDPSHILPLESIKVNLDLTYDEEPMANLAKKTK, encoded by the exons atggtaGGAAATGTAGCtactttgtgttgggatgaagtgagtGAGAGGAAATTAATTCGCCCAGAACTTGTGCAGCAGACAGAAGAGAATATCAGAATTATCAAGGAAAAATTGAAAGCCGCTACAGACAAACAAAAGTCATATGTTGACCTTAGGAGGCAGGATATAGAATATAATGTTGGGGATAAAGTATTTTTGAAGGGTTCTCCGTTAAAGCACATCATGCGGTTTGGAAAGAAAGGAAAACTTAGTCCACGCTTCATTAGGCT GTACAGGTCTGATCCTTCACATATATTGCCTTTAGAGTCAATTAAAGTCAACCTAGATCttacatatgatgaagaaccaaTGGCAAATCTAGCAAAGAAGACAAagtag